The Streptomyces laurentii region CCGCCGCGAACACCAGGACGGCGATGCAGAGCGCGGCCTCGACCACGCCCCACAGCCCGGTCCATCCGCCGCCGGGGATCCGCCCGACGGCCCGGGGCGCGACGAAGGGGACGACCAGGACGAGAAAAATGGTCGACCTGTAGTTCTGCACGAAACCCTCCCTTGTCCGGCGCACAGCTCATATTCGCAGGGGGAGGGGCAGCCCCGTCGCGGCCCGGTGATCAGTGACGGGCCTCCAGGAGTCCGCTGATCCGCTCGTGCAGTCCATGGGGGAGGGGGACGGCCCAGCGGTCCGCCGCCTCGGCGGCGAGGTCCCGGCTCCAGCGCCAACTGTCGCGGGCGGCGGCCCGTACCTCCGCGTCGCGGGCGGCGGAGGTGGTGGTGGAGACGTACCGGTCGAGGTCGGCGGCGGGCAGGTCCCGCTCCATGGCCCGGCTGGGGGTGAGCCAGTGGGCGGTGCTGTCCCGCAGGA contains the following coding sequences:
- a CDS encoding hypothetical protein (identified by MetaGeneAnnotator; putative;~sequence version:1), which codes for MQNYRSTIFLVLVVPFVAPRAVGRIPGGGWTGLWGVVEAALCIAVLVFAADEVRQGRKRKRSAD